One genomic window of Roseobacter ponti includes the following:
- a CDS encoding TRAP transporter large permease, whose amino-acid sequence MDIGTISMVLMLGLVLLLAIGMPLGFASAILAVLVLVMKFEPTLLMNPLTFGDGILTGRPGSGPLNILAQKIYGLLTDYVLISIPLFIFMAALLERSGIAKDMYSSLNIWLNRTRGGIAIVTSIMAVIMAAMSGIIGGEVVLLGLIALPQMLRLGYNQNLAIGTICASGSLGTMIPPSIVLIIYGLITETSIKALFTASFLPGFMLASFIIIYIIIRTQMRPEDAPLPDPVEGEPVGIEKLKLFLAFLSVLVAGFSTVLFLRALFFELAGQNARNTGADIAYGTADYLPWFGGAVIVAFIMMFAVLGRKTTATGWNMGKGLVPPIVVIGVVMGSIYGGITGITEAAGMGALAVLVIAILRGEGSFDLVWDSLMRTLKSTGTIIWVTIGAAALAGAYTIAGGPVYVADFIVGSDLPTMGIILAMMVILLFMGAFMDWVGIVLLIIPVFLPIVQRLPIEEIGVFGELNPRHVAIWFGVVFCMNMQVSFLSPPFGPAAFYLKSVAPPHISLTDIFKGFLPFIGIQLCALSVLLIWPPIVTLLLP is encoded by the coding sequence ATGGATATCGGAACAATTTCGATGGTCCTGATGCTGGGCCTTGTCCTGCTTCTCGCCATCGGGATGCCACTCGGATTTGCCTCGGCAATCCTCGCGGTTCTCGTGCTGGTGATGAAGTTTGAACCGACACTTCTGATGAACCCGCTCACGTTTGGCGACGGCATCCTCACGGGCAGACCGGGCTCGGGGCCGCTCAATATTCTGGCGCAGAAGATATACGGGCTGCTGACCGATTACGTACTCATATCCATTCCGCTCTTTATCTTCATGGCGGCCCTGCTGGAACGGTCGGGCATTGCAAAGGATATGTATTCCTCGCTGAACATCTGGCTGAACCGCACGCGCGGCGGCATTGCCATCGTGACCTCGATCATGGCGGTCATCATGGCGGCGATGTCGGGCATCATCGGCGGCGAGGTTGTTCTGCTCGGCCTGATCGCGCTGCCGCAGATGCTGCGCCTGGGATACAACCAGAACCTTGCCATCGGGACAATCTGTGCCTCTGGCAGCCTTGGTACGATGATCCCGCCCTCAATTGTGCTGATCATCTATGGTCTGATCACCGAGACCTCGATAAAGGCGCTCTTTACCGCGTCCTTCCTGCCGGGCTTCATGCTCGCGAGCTTTATCATAATCTACATCATCATCCGCACCCAGATGCGCCCCGAAGACGCACCCCTGCCCGACCCCGTCGAAGGTGAACCGGTGGGCATTGAAAAGCTGAAGCTCTTTCTGGCTTTCCTGTCGGTGCTGGTCGCTGGGTTCTCCACCGTGCTCTTTCTGCGCGCCCTTTTCTTTGAGCTGGCCGGGCAGAATGCCCGCAATACCGGCGCCGATATCGCCTATGGCACAGCCGATTATCTGCCATGGTTTGGCGGTGCGGTCATTGTGGCCTTTATCATGATGTTTGCCGTGCTGGGGCGCAAAACCACTGCCACCGGATGGAACATGGGCAAAGGGCTTGTGCCACCCATCGTCGTCATCGGCGTGGTCATGGGGTCAATCTATGGCGGTATTACCGGCATCACCGAAGCCGCCGGCATGGGCGCGCTCGCCGTGCTCGTTATCGCCATTCTGCGTGGCGAGGGCTCCTTTGATCTGGTCTGGGACAGCCTGATGCGCACGCTGAAATCCACCGGCACAATTATCTGGGTGACCATCGGTGCTGCGGCCCTCGCCGGTGCCTACACCATCGCCGGCGGCCCGGTTTATGTCGCCGATTTCATCGTGGGTTCCGATCTGCCGACCATGGGTATTATTCTCGCGATGATGGTCATCCTGCTCTTTATGGGTGCGTTCATGGACTGGGTCGGAATTGTGCTGCTGATCATCCCGGTTTTTCTGCCGATCGTGCAGCGTCTGCCGATTGAGGAAATCGGCGTCTTCGGTGAACTCAACCCGCGTCACGTGGCGATCTGGTTTGGCGTCGTGTTCTGTATGAACATGCAGGTCAGCTTTCTCAGCCCGCCCTTTGGCCCCGCGGCCTTTTACCTCAAATCAGTCGCACCGCCACACATCAGCCTGACCGACATTTTCAAAGGCTTTCTGCCGTTTATCGGCATCCAGCTCTGCGCACTGTCTGTTCTGCTGATCTGGCCCCCGATTGTTACGTTGCTGCTTCCGTGA
- a CDS encoding NAD(P)-dependent oxidoreductase — protein MTKPAIGFIGLGLMGGAMVGRLQDKRYDVTVLGNRDRTYVDQAVGRGATEAENAKSVAEASEIVMLCMGTSEQVESRMLGEDGVIAGLKPGTVVIDFGTSLPGSTQMLAEKVAAAGGQYLDGPLGRTPSHAKDGKLNIMGAGDRAAFDSITPVLNDLGENVFHLGASGAGHTIKLINNFFAMTTANAMSEAFAMADVAGVDREQLYNVMSAGPLASGMMDFVKAYGVDGNAQMLAFAVKNAAKDVGYYTQMAKDAGVDSIMSKCALAALNGAVEEGRGDTLVAEQIDYFSAKFGK, from the coding sequence ATGACAAAACCAGCAATCGGATTCATCGGCCTCGGGCTGATGGGCGGCGCAATGGTCGGCCGCCTGCAGGACAAACGCTATGACGTCACAGTGCTCGGCAACCGTGACCGCACCTATGTTGATCAGGCCGTCGGGCGCGGTGCCACGGAAGCTGAAAACGCGAAATCCGTCGCAGAGGCGTCAGAGATCGTGATGCTCTGCATGGGCACCTCCGAACAGGTGGAATCGCGTATGCTGGGGGAGGACGGCGTGATCGCCGGGCTGAAACCGGGCACTGTAGTGATCGACTTTGGCACCTCTCTGCCAGGCTCCACACAGATGCTGGCGGAAAAAGTCGCAGCCGCGGGCGGGCAGTACCTTGACGGGCCGCTCGGACGCACCCCCAGCCACGCCAAAGACGGAAAGCTCAATATCATGGGTGCAGGCGACAGGGCCGCCTTTGACAGCATCACCCCGGTTCTGAATGACCTGGGCGAAAACGTCTTCCACCTCGGTGCATCCGGGGCCGGTCACACCATCAAACTGATCAATAACTTTTTCGCGATGACCACGGCCAACGCCATGTCCGAGGCCTTTGCCATGGCCGACGTCGCAGGTGTGGACCGCGAACAGCTTTACAATGTGATGTCCGCCGGGCCACTGGCCTCGGGCATGATGGATTTCGTCAAGGCCTACGGCGTCGACGGGAACGCACAGATGCTTGCTTTTGCAGTGAAAAACGCCGCAAAAGACGTCGGCTATTACACACAAATGGCCAAGGACGCAGGTGTCGACAGCATCATGTCTAAATGCGCGCTCGCCGCCCTGAACGGCGCTGTAGAAGAGGGCCGCGGCGATACACTGGTCGCCGAGCAGATCGATTACTTCTCGGCAAAATTCGGTAAGTAA
- a CDS encoding GntR family transcriptional regulator, producing the protein MRTQDADIFDDMRHRLITGEFGYGIKLRAEKLRSDYNCSASTVREVLFRLSTVGLVDFQEQRGFRSPEQSVERQHDLTHMRIMLESEGACLSIRLGGVEWESRLSAAHHKLSHIEMRVRSSGDVSPLLSLWSRAEQEFHETLIEASGSALLIRTHQVIYEQFRQQLVSAETNYGYFPENIPEHQAILDAALDRNEDLVRKRVHDHLSRNLSTPLPVPHQAVAFGKSSLM; encoded by the coding sequence ATGCGAACGCAGGACGCGGACATTTTCGACGATATGCGACATCGCCTGATCACCGGCGAGTTCGGCTACGGTATCAAACTGCGCGCTGAAAAGCTACGGTCCGATTACAACTGCTCGGCCAGCACCGTGCGTGAAGTACTGTTCCGTCTGTCTACTGTCGGGCTGGTCGATTTTCAGGAGCAGCGCGGATTTCGTTCGCCGGAGCAGTCGGTTGAACGCCAGCACGATCTCACGCACATGCGCATTATGCTGGAAAGCGAGGGGGCGTGCCTTTCGATCCGTCTGGGCGGCGTGGAGTGGGAATCGCGGCTGAGTGCGGCGCATCACAAGCTCTCGCACATCGAGATGCGGGTGCGCTCGTCGGGGGATGTCTCGCCTTTGCTGAGCCTGTGGAGCCGGGCCGAGCAGGAGTTCCATGAAACACTGATTGAGGCCAGCGGGTCAGCTCTTTTGATTCGCACCCACCAGGTAATTTACGAACAGTTTCGCCAGCAGCTGGTCTCGGCCGAGACCAACTATGGCTATTTTCCTGAGAATATCCCCGAGCATCAGGCGATTCTGGACGCGGCCCTGGACCGGAATGAGGATCTCGTGCGCAAACGGGTGCATGATCACCTCTCGCGCAACCTCAGCACGCCGTTACCGGTCCCGCATCAGGCCGTCGCTTTTGGCAAATCCTCTTTGATGTAG
- a CDS encoding Gfo/Idh/MocA family protein, translating into MKRIVVVGGGLIGARHLAAVRTHPRCALAGLVDPDPACLPGDDVTRFADMSEMPDDVDGVIIATPTHLHATHGCYAASRGWHMLIEKPVAGDLAGAKMLQAAVAKAGVQSLVGHHRRYHRSIARLRQLIAGGGIGTPVTAALIWAMRKPDEYFAGNWRTAGGSPVMINIVHDIDILRHLLGEIAATAALPGRSLRGTDRIESGAVALAFESGATGTISFADTTPSPWGFEAGTGENPHIGTTGQDMMWITGTKGAVSFPSMTRWQGTDWSRPAIAGDLSGPGDATVPLDRQLDHFIDVMENRAPPLIDVADASRTLAVALEIEAQLAPSAPGEKRYG; encoded by the coding sequence GTGAAACGGATCGTCGTTGTCGGAGGCGGCCTGATCGGCGCGCGCCATCTGGCGGCGGTCCGGACGCATCCGCGCTGTGCGCTGGCGGGGCTTGTTGATCCTGACCCCGCCTGCCTGCCCGGTGACGACGTGACCCGTTTTGCGGATATGTCGGAGATGCCGGATGACGTGGACGGGGTGATTATCGCCACGCCCACGCATCTGCACGCGACCCACGGATGCTATGCCGCGTCGCGTGGCTGGCACATGCTGATCGAAAAACCGGTGGCCGGCGACCTTGCCGGTGCGAAAATGCTGCAGGCCGCGGTGGCGAAGGCCGGCGTGCAGTCTCTGGTGGGCCATCACCGTCGCTATCACCGCAGCATTGCCCGTCTGCGCCAGCTGATTGCCGGCGGCGGGATCGGCACGCCCGTCACGGCCGCGCTGATCTGGGCGATGCGCAAACCTGACGAGTATTTCGCCGGCAACTGGCGCACGGCAGGCGGCAGCCCGGTCATGATCAACATCGTGCACGACATCGACATTCTGCGGCACCTGCTGGGGGAAATTGCCGCCACCGCCGCGCTGCCGGGGCGCAGCCTGCGCGGCACAGATCGCATCGAAAGTGGCGCTGTGGCGCTGGCGTTTGAGAGCGGTGCGACCGGTACCATCAGCTTTGCCGACACCACGCCCAGCCCCTGGGGGTTTGAGGCCGGCACCGGCGAGAACCCGCATATCGGCACAACGGGTCAGGACATGATGTGGATTACCGGGACAAAAGGCGCGGTGAGTTTCCCGTCGATGACCCGCTGGCAGGGCACCGACTGGTCGCGCCCGGCCATTGCCGGCGACCTGAGCGGACCCGGGGACGCCACCGTACCGCTCGACCGGCAGCTGGATCATTTTATCGACGTGATGGAAAACCGAGCGCCCCCGCTGATCGATGTGGCAGATGCCAGCCGGACACTCGCGGTCGCCCTTGAGATCGAAGCGCAGCTTGCGCCATCCGCCCCGGGAGAAAAACGTTATGGCTGA
- the denD gene encoding D-erythronate dehydrogenase, which yields MTRVLILGGGGMVGQKLAKRLQSEGLGQDASPDITLFDMAFPPDGVTGVTKKTGNITDQATIGALAAARFDVIFHLAAIVSGEAETNFEKGWAVNMMSMWHLLEALRAEHDASGRQWMPRLVFTSSIAVFGAPFPEKIGDEFLNAPQTSYGAQKAICELMVTDFSRKGYIDGLSLRLPTICVRPGKPNLAASSFFSGIIREPLNGVEAILPVPDTVRHWHASPRSAAGFLTHAATLDTDRLEGRRALSLPGISCTVAEQIEALRRAAGQKTVDLIRSAPDPAIMKIVAGWPRNFDPQRAIGLGFQAESSFDEIIDVYIKEDLPKATA from the coding sequence CCTGCAGTCCGAAGGGCTCGGACAAGACGCATCGCCCGACATCACACTTTTTGACATGGCCTTCCCGCCGGACGGTGTCACCGGCGTCACAAAAAAGACCGGAAACATCACGGACCAGGCGACCATCGGCGCGCTTGCTGCCGCGCGATTTGACGTGATTTTTCATCTCGCCGCCATCGTCTCCGGTGAGGCTGAGACGAATTTCGAGAAAGGCTGGGCGGTAAACATGATGTCGATGTGGCATCTGCTGGAAGCCCTGCGCGCCGAACACGACGCCAGTGGCAGGCAGTGGATGCCGCGTCTCGTGTTTACCTCATCAATCGCGGTCTTCGGCGCCCCTTTCCCGGAGAAGATCGGCGATGAATTTCTGAACGCACCGCAAACGAGCTATGGCGCGCAAAAGGCAATCTGCGAGCTGATGGTCACCGATTTCAGCCGCAAAGGGTACATCGACGGGTTGTCGCTGCGCCTGCCAACGATCTGTGTGCGCCCGGGCAAACCGAACCTCGCCGCCTCGTCGTTTTTCTCAGGCATTATCCGAGAGCCGCTGAACGGGGTTGAGGCCATCCTGCCGGTTCCCGACACGGTGCGCCACTGGCATGCCTCGCCGCGGTCGGCGGCCGGGTTTCTAACCCACGCGGCAACACTGGACACGGACCGGCTCGAAGGGCGCCGCGCGCTCAGCCTGCCCGGGATCAGCTGCACCGTGGCCGAGCAGATCGAAGCTCTGCGCCGGGCGGCGGGTCAGAAAACCGTTGATCTGATCCGCTCTGCCCCGGACCCGGCGATCATGAAAATCGTCGCTGGCTGGCCGCGGAATTTCGACCCGCAACGCGCTATCGGCCTCGGGTTTCAGGCCGAGAGCAGCTTTGACGAAATCATCGACGTCTACATCAAAGAGGATTTGCCAAAAGCGACGGCCTGA
- a CDS encoding UxaA family hydrolase produces the protein MDTVRLDKSDNVVTATRALEAGVTVEDTTTRALIPSGHKIATRDIAAGEAVRKYAQIIGYAAGDIAAGDHVHTQNVEFRNTEAEYEFSTDLRAVTPVPEDRRDTFMGYRRENGTVGTRNYIAIVTSVNCSATAARQIAAHFTPERLEEYPNVDGVVAFVHGTGCGMAGDGDGFEALQRVMWGYARHPNHAGVLMVGLGCEMNQIDWLLEAYGLKQGPTFQVMNIQSVAGLRRTIEAGIAKIEAMLPLASQATRTPCPASELKVALQCGGSDAWSGITANPALGYACDLLTAQGGTGVLAETPEIYGAEHLLTRRAVDRATGDRLIGLIRWWEDYTARNKGSMDNNPSPGNKKGGLTTILEKSLGAAAKGGTSPLTGVYKYAEPVTARGFTFMDSPGYDPASVTGQIAGGCNLVCFTTGRGSAFGSKPSPTIKVATNSAMAKRMSEDMDVDAGTILTEGVSVEEKGREIYELFLRVASGEASKSEAQGLGDYEFVPWQIGAVM, from the coding sequence ATGGACACCGTCCGCCTTGATAAGTCCGACAATGTCGTGACAGCAACCCGCGCGCTTGAAGCCGGCGTTACCGTCGAAGACACCACAACCCGCGCCCTCATCCCCTCCGGCCACAAGATCGCCACCCGGGACATCGCCGCCGGCGAGGCGGTGCGCAAATACGCGCAGATCATCGGCTACGCCGCCGGAGACATTGCCGCGGGCGATCACGTTCACACTCAGAACGTCGAGTTCCGCAACACCGAAGCCGAGTATGAATTCTCGACCGACCTGCGCGCTGTTACGCCCGTCCCGGAAGATCGGCGCGACACCTTTATGGGCTACCGTCGTGAAAACGGCACGGTCGGCACGCGCAATTACATCGCCATCGTCACTTCGGTGAACTGCTCGGCCACGGCCGCGCGCCAGATCGCCGCGCATTTCACGCCGGAACGGCTGGAGGAGTATCCGAATGTGGATGGTGTTGTGGCCTTCGTGCACGGCACCGGCTGTGGCATGGCCGGCGATGGTGACGGGTTCGAGGCGTTGCAGCGCGTCATGTGGGGTTACGCCCGCCACCCCAACCATGCCGGTGTGCTGATGGTGGGCCTCGGATGCGAAATGAACCAGATCGACTGGCTGCTCGAAGCTTACGGTCTGAAACAGGGCCCGACCTTTCAGGTGATGAATATCCAGTCGGTTGCAGGTCTGCGGCGCACCATCGAGGCCGGCATCGCGAAGATCGAAGCCATGCTGCCGCTCGCCAGTCAGGCAACGCGTACGCCCTGCCCGGCGTCAGAGCTTAAAGTCGCGCTGCAATGTGGCGGATCGGATGCCTGGTCCGGGATCACCGCCAACCCGGCCCTCGGGTATGCATGTGATCTGCTGACAGCACAGGGCGGCACCGGTGTCCTTGCCGAAACGCCCGAGATCTATGGGGCCGAACATCTGCTGACCCGGCGCGCCGTGGACCGGGCCACCGGAGACCGTTTGATTGGTCTGATCCGCTGGTGGGAAGACTACACCGCGCGCAACAAGGGCTCGATGGACAATAACCCTTCGCCCGGCAACAAAAAAGGCGGACTGACCACGATCCTGGAAAAATCGCTTGGGGCGGCAGCCAAGGGCGGTACCTCGCCCCTGACCGGCGTTTACAAATACGCCGAACCCGTCACGGCGCGCGGTTTCACCTTTATGGACAGCCCCGGCTATGACCCGGCCTCGGTCACGGGGCAGATCGCGGGGGGCTGCAATCTGGTGTGTTTCACCACCGGGCGGGGCTCAGCCTTTGGCTCCAAACCCAGCCCGACCATCAAGGTCGCGACCAATTCCGCCATGGCAAAACGCATGTCCGAAGATATGGACGTCGATGCCGGCACCATCCTGACCGAAGGCGTGAGCGTCGAGGAAAAGGGCCGCGAGATCTATGAGCTGTTTCTGCGCGTGGCCTCAGGCGAGGCCAGCAAATCCGAAGCTCAGGGCCTCGGGGATTACGAATTCGTGCCCTGGCAAATCGGAGCAGTCATGTGA
- a CDS encoding TRAP transporter small permease subunit — protein sequence MEEKSGSLVEWLAPLAFILCAGWLTWHLPAFTLSWFPPKDPSQYDKLSALFARIDVTDSMTGLFGGYADAVDWAALLLLPVFGIIGVRTVRRAPMEFESWKPLDRLAVFIGRLTMMLIVLLCSVMIYEVILRYVFEAPTLWANELSLWLAGFVFLCAGLYAMQQRSHIRIFLLYDMMPRWLQRVCDIISTTLIVTFAFFLVYGGYGEAFDKFYRWETFGTVFDPPIPATLKPMVLLVMVLVAFQAIVNLISDWNAEPVIHTAADDIDQDELDRLRAAVGADGTGDLDVTRGSIQSNTPGKS from the coding sequence ATGGAAGAAAAATCCGGAAGCCTGGTCGAGTGGCTTGCCCCGCTCGCCTTTATTCTCTGCGCCGGCTGGCTGACCTGGCACCTTCCGGCCTTTACCCTCTCGTGGTTTCCGCCTAAAGATCCCTCTCAATACGATAAACTGAGTGCCCTGTTTGCACGCATAGATGTGACGGACAGCATGACGGGCCTCTTTGGCGGATACGCGGATGCGGTGGACTGGGCGGCCCTGCTGCTGCTGCCGGTCTTCGGTATCATCGGCGTCAGAACCGTGCGCCGCGCGCCGATGGAGTTTGAAAGCTGGAAGCCGCTCGACAGGCTCGCTGTTTTCATCGGCCGTCTGACCATGATGCTGATCGTGCTGCTCTGCTCGGTGATGATCTACGAAGTGATCCTGCGCTATGTCTTCGAGGCACCGACCCTCTGGGCCAACGAACTGTCGCTCTGGCTGGCGGGTTTCGTGTTTCTTTGTGCAGGGCTTTACGCCATGCAGCAGCGCAGCCACATCCGCATCTTCCTGCTCTATGACATGATGCCCCGATGGCTGCAGAGGGTCTGTGACATCATCTCGACCACGCTCATCGTGACCTTTGCTTTTTTCCTCGTGTACGGCGGATACGGTGAGGCTTTCGACAAATTTTACCGCTGGGAAACATTCGGCACCGTCTTTGACCCGCCGATCCCGGCGACACTCAAACCGATGGTTCTGCTTGTGATGGTGCTGGTCGCCTTTCAGGCCATCGTCAACCTCATCTCCGACTGGAACGCCGAGCCGGTGATCCACACCGCCGCCGATGACATTGATCAGGACGAACTGGACCGTCTCAGAGCCGCAGTCGGCGCCGACGGAACGGGCGATCTCGACGTCACACGCGGGTCAATACAATCTAACACACCGGGGAAAAGCTGA
- a CDS encoding TRAP transporter substrate-binding protein — translation MTMIKRAASVAAVAALAASTAFTASADTTNLRIQTHYAPETVSGKLAAQYVEDIQDMSNGEINVEMFYSSSVVKSVETFDAASTGILDCDMTGGGYQTGKNSAFQFVGDIMGGYDTPYQQLSWLYYGGGREAAAPLYNKYGMELIGWWVYGQESFASSKPIAKVEDFKDWKFRSPPGMETKIFEKLGASPIVMDFTEIFTALETGIIDGADASGLANNVGLGLYDIVKYANFPGFHSMPSDHLACNKAVFDAMPAHHQKIMKVAMEALALRTALTFEKKNAEAAATLREQGVTLSQWAPEELAKFRAAAQATWPEFADTPEAKALVESHLAYLEQLGLKQ, via the coding sequence ATGACAATGATAAAAAGGGCGGCGTCCGTCGCCGCTGTGGCAGCACTCGCTGCTTCGACCGCATTTACCGCGTCGGCCGACACAACAAACCTGCGCATTCAGACACACTATGCACCCGAAACGGTGTCCGGCAAGCTGGCCGCTCAATACGTAGAAGACATCCAGGACATGTCAAACGGCGAAATCAACGTCGAGATGTTCTATTCGTCTTCCGTTGTGAAATCGGTTGAGACATTTGACGCTGCATCCACGGGCATTCTTGACTGTGACATGACCGGCGGTGGCTACCAGACCGGCAAGAACTCAGCGTTCCAGTTTGTGGGCGACATCATGGGTGGCTACGACACGCCCTATCAGCAGCTGAGCTGGCTCTATTACGGCGGTGGCCGTGAGGCGGCTGCACCGCTTTATAACAAATACGGCATGGAGCTGATCGGCTGGTGGGTTTACGGCCAGGAGAGCTTTGCCTCTTCCAAGCCAATCGCCAAGGTCGAAGACTTCAAAGACTGGAAATTCCGTTCGCCCCCCGGCATGGAAACAAAGATCTTTGAAAAGCTCGGCGCTTCGCCGATCGTGATGGACTTTACAGAGATCTTTACTGCTCTGGAAACAGGCATCATTGATGGTGCGGATGCATCGGGCCTCGCCAACAACGTGGGCTTGGGTCTCTATGACATCGTGAAATATGCCAACTTCCCCGGCTTTCACTCCATGCCGTCTGATCACCTGGCGTGCAACAAGGCCGTATTCGACGCGATGCCTGCGCACCACCAGAAGATCATGAAGGTTGCGATGGAAGCGCTGGCGCTGCGCACCGCTCTGACGTTCGAGAAAAAGAACGCCGAAGCCGCCGCAACGCTGCGCGAGCAGGGTGTGACCCTGTCGCAGTGGGCCCCTGAAGAGCTGGCGAAGTTCCGTGCTGCGGCTCAGGCCACATGGCCGGAGTTCGCCGACACGCCCGAAGCCAAAGCCCTGGTGGAAAGCCACCTTGCCTACCTCGAGCAGCTTGGCCTCAAGCAGTAA
- a CDS encoding phytanoyl-CoA dioxygenase family protein, whose translation MLTHEQIQSFRTDGYLVVPDVVPKVTRDAVKDEYEGLLDQLCARWHAEGRITTPPDRLESFWDKLQVGYDAGCDWFQPMDISLPGEEITPDTPMHFGPAVFDLLRCEEILDIVQSLIGPEITSNPIQHVRIKPPARTLKGDEIRAHITATDWHQDRGVGHAEADQTDMITVWIAMTDATLENGCLQVIPEAADRMLPHCPRVQTAIADDFIDEAAAVPLPVPAGGVVLFHPLTPHASRVNRTDGFRWSFDLRYNVTGQPTGRAHFPEFIARSAAAPETMLTDWRRWRFMWEDARATLSQEPHIPIHRWQSDAPFCA comes from the coding sequence ATGCTCACGCACGAACAGATTCAATCCTTCAGAACCGACGGGTATCTGGTTGTGCCGGACGTGGTTCCGAAGGTCACCCGGGATGCTGTAAAGGACGAATACGAGGGCCTTCTTGATCAGCTCTGCGCCCGCTGGCATGCAGAGGGGCGGATCACCACCCCACCAGACCGGCTTGAGAGTTTCTGGGATAAGCTGCAGGTCGGATATGACGCCGGCTGCGACTGGTTTCAGCCGATGGACATCAGCCTGCCGGGCGAGGAGATCACGCCTGACACGCCGATGCACTTCGGGCCAGCGGTTTTTGATCTGCTGCGCTGCGAAGAAATCCTCGATATCGTGCAAAGCCTGATCGGTCCGGAAATCACCTCGAACCCGATCCAGCATGTGCGCATCAAACCCCCTGCACGCACGCTGAAGGGTGACGAGATCCGCGCCCATATCACCGCCACCGACTGGCATCAGGATCGCGGGGTCGGGCACGCCGAAGCGGATCAGACCGACATGATCACCGTCTGGATCGCTATGACAGACGCCACCCTGGAAAACGGGTGTCTGCAGGTCATTCCGGAAGCCGCCGACAGAATGCTGCCGCACTGCCCGAGGGTACAGACGGCCATTGCCGATGATTTCATTGATGAGGCTGCCGCCGTGCCCCTGCCAGTGCCCGCAGGTGGGGTCGTGCTCTTTCATCCGCTGACGCCGCATGCCTCGCGGGTCAACCGCACAGACGGGTTCCGCTGGTCGTTCGATCTTCGCTACAACGTGACGGGACAGCCGACCGGGCGCGCGCATTTCCCGGAGTTTATTGCGCGCAGCGCTGCGGCCCCCGAAACCATGCTTACGGACTGGCGCAGGTGGCGGTTTATGTGGGAAGATGCCCGCGCGACCCTGTCACAGGAGCCGCATATTCCGATCCACCGCTGGCAAAGCGACGCGCCTTTCTGCGCGTAA
- a CDS encoding phytanoyl-CoA dioxygenase family protein, which produces MAETLTPQQIAHYREHGYLVLENRIPPEWLEKIYAEIARFEKEAAGMTASNDRLDLEDSHTQQNPRLRRIKLPHTISGAMRKLMYSDLILAPARDLIGPDLRLHTTKLNMKSAGYGAAVEWHQDYAFYPHTNDDILAIGVILDDMAPENGPLMVYPGSHKGPVFDHHTDGVFAGAMLPEENGLNPDDAVQLTGPAGSVSIHHGRIVHGSALNTSDRARRILFYEMMAADAFPIMGSMTKWDGIADYNTRMLCGEPTLNPRLKDIPVRIPQPQPDVPISIYEIQKGMKKRAFDTI; this is translated from the coding sequence ATGGCTGAAACCCTGACACCGCAGCAGATCGCTCATTACCGCGAGCATGGATATCTTGTGCTCGAAAACCGGATCCCGCCGGAATGGCTGGAAAAAATTTATGCCGAGATTGCCCGGTTCGAGAAAGAAGCCGCCGGCATGACCGCCTCCAACGACCGCCTCGATCTCGAAGACAGCCATACGCAGCAAAACCCCCGCCTGCGCCGGATCAAACTGCCGCACACGATCTCCGGGGCAATGCGCAAGCTGATGTATTCCGACCTGATCCTCGCCCCTGCCCGTGATCTGATCGGCCCGGATCTGCGCCTGCACACCACAAAACTTAACATGAAATCAGCCGGATACGGGGCAGCGGTCGAATGGCATCAGGATTATGCTTTCTATCCTCATACCAATGACGACATTCTCGCCATCGGCGTGATCCTCGATGATATGGCGCCGGAAAACGGACCGCTGATGGTTTATCCCGGCAGCCATAAAGGGCCGGTTTTCGATCACCACACGGACGGCGTTTTCGCCGGTGCCATGCTGCCTGAGGAGAACGGTCTGAACCCCGATGATGCGGTGCAGCTCACGGGCCCTGCAGGATCTGTCAGCATTCATCACGGGCGGATCGTGCACGGCTCGGCCCTCAATACATCTGACCGCGCGCGGCGTATTCTCTTTTACGAGATGATGGCCGCCGATGCCTTCCCGATCATGGGATCCATGACGAAATGGGACGGCATTGCCGATTACAACACCCGGATGCTGTGCGGTGAACCCACGCTGAACCCGCGGCTCAAAGACATCCCCGTGCGCATTCCACAGCCACAGCCGGATGTCCCGATCTCCATTTACGAAATCCAGAAAGGCATGAAAAAACGTGCCTTCGACACCATCTGA